A single window of Flavobacteriales bacterium DNA harbors:
- a CDS encoding DUF4345 domain-containing protein yields MNKRNLQIIMAVLGLIPIATGLIGFTGINDPIYEGLIDSHFVLLDSNLRFFSGIWIGLGLAMFSIIRSIEKEKRIFRIIWISIFIGGLGRLLSMVFTGVPPIPFVGFTVLEIVGAPFFIYWQHKIAKEEN; encoded by the coding sequence ATGAACAAGAGAAATTTACAAATCATCATGGCTGTATTGGGATTGATCCCAATCGCTACGGGACTGATCGGATTCACAGGCATCAACGACCCTATTTATGAGGGGCTCATTGATTCGCATTTTGTGCTGTTGGACAGCAACCTGAGATTTTTCAGTGGCATTTGGATCGGGCTGGGATTGGCAATGTTCAGCATCATCAGATCCATTGAAAAGGAAAAGAGGATTTTTCGAATCATCTGGATATCCATTTTCATCGGTGGGCTGGGCAGGCTGTTGTCGATGGTATTCACAGGCGTGCCTCCGATACCTTTTGTCGGATTCACCGTGCTTGAAATTGTAGGGGCGCCCTTCTTTATTTACTGGCAACATAAGATTGCGAAGGAGGAGAATTGA
- the eno gene encoding phosphopyruvate hydratase: MGQIAAIHARQILDSRGNPTIEVEVFTDAGGQGRAAVPSGASTGKHEAVELRDGDKGRYMGKGVTKAVQNVNNVLAEELRGMYIFDQTTIDRTMVALDGSDNKANLGANAILGVSLACARAAAEELGQPLYRYVGGVNANTLPVPMMNILNGGAHADNKIDFQEFMIMPTGAETFSESLRMGTEVFHSLKKVLKDKGHSTNVGDEGGFAPNLASNEEALKVVIQAIEKAGYRPGEDIFIAMDAAASELYDAKKKKYHFKWSSGEYLTSSEMVTFWADWANRYPIISIEDGLDEDDWTGWVELTEELGEEVQLVGDDLFVTNAERLAEGIGRGAANSILVKVNQIGTLSETMAAVEMAQRNGYFSVMSHRSGETEDTTIADLSVALKTGQIKTGSASRSDRIAKYNQLLRIEESLGDSGHFQGRNFYFARK, encoded by the coding sequence ATGGGACAAATCGCCGCCATCCACGCCCGTCAGATTCTCGATTCAAGAGGCAACCCCACCATCGAGGTGGAAGTATTCACAGACGCAGGAGGGCAGGGCAGAGCAGCCGTTCCTTCCGGTGCATCCACCGGTAAACATGAGGCGGTTGAACTGCGCGACGGCGACAAAGGCCGTTACATGGGCAAAGGTGTGACCAAAGCCGTGCAGAACGTGAACAACGTGCTCGCCGAAGAACTGCGTGGCATGTACATCTTCGACCAAACCACCATCGACCGCACCATGGTGGCCCTGGACGGAAGCGATAACAAAGCCAACCTCGGCGCCAATGCCATCCTGGGCGTGTCCCTGGCATGCGCACGTGCGGCAGCCGAAGAACTCGGACAACCCCTGTACCGCTACGTGGGTGGCGTGAACGCCAATACACTTCCGGTTCCCATGATGAACATCCTGAACGGCGGCGCACACGCAGACAACAAAATCGATTTCCAGGAATTCATGATCATGCCCACCGGCGCGGAAACGTTTTCCGAATCCCTGCGCATGGGAACGGAGGTCTTCCACAGCCTCAAGAAGGTACTGAAAGATAAAGGACATTCCACCAACGTGGGCGACGAAGGCGGCTTCGCACCCAACCTGGCTTCCAACGAGGAAGCCCTGAAGGTGGTGATCCAGGCCATCGAAAAAGCCGGGTATCGTCCGGGTGAAGACATCTTCATCGCCATGGATGCTGCCGCTTCCGAACTCTATGACGCCAAAAAGAAAAAGTACCACTTCAAATGGTCGTCCGGCGAATACCTGACGTCATCCGAAATGGTGACCTTCTGGGCTGATTGGGCCAACCGTTACCCCATCATCTCCATCGAAGACGGACTGGATGAGGACGATTGGACCGGCTGGGTGGAACTGACCGAAGAACTCGGTGAAGAAGTGCAACTCGTTGGTGACGACCTCTTCGTAACCAACGCCGAAAGATTGGCGGAAGGCATCGGTCGCGGCGCTGCCAATTCCATTCTCGTGAAGGTAAACCAGATCGGTACGCTGTCGGAAACCATGGCAGCCGTGGAAATGGCCCAGCGCAACGGCTACTTCTCCGTGATGAGCCATCGCTCCGGTGAAACGGAAGACACCACCATCGCCGACCTGTCCGTTGCCCTGAAAACCGGCCAGATCAAAACCGGTTCGGCTTCCCGTTCCGACAGGATCGCCAAATACAACCAGCTGCTTCGCATCGAAGAATCACTCGGTGACAGCGGACACTTCCAGGGCCGCAACTTCTACTTCGCACGGAAGTAA
- the carA gene encoding glutamine-hydrolyzing carbamoyl-phosphate synthase small subunit encodes MKYFEKSPAVLLLEDGTVFYGRSAGKIGIATGEICFNTGMTGYQEVFTDPSYFGQIMVTTNVHVGNYGVHKDEVESDSMKIAGLVCRNFTSMYSRKDATGDIQDYFLEENMVAITDVDTRALVRHIRSKGAMNAIISSSDLDIESLKKKLAAVPSMEGLELVSCVSTKEAYDFGPATADYKVAVLDLGVKKNILRCLADRGCSLRVFPYDTSFEDLMAWSPDGFMISNGPGDPAPLTGVVDTMKQIIESGLPVFGICLGHQIIALANGLHTYKMHHGHRGINHPVKNLASGKCEITSQNHGFGVDAEDVKGNPDIEVTHVNLNDQTIEGFRLKKHKVFSVQYHPEASPGPHDASYLFEEFITHIKENTNINA; translated from the coding sequence ATGAAATACTTCGAAAAATCCCCGGCGGTACTGCTCCTTGAAGACGGTACCGTTTTTTATGGCCGCTCGGCTGGGAAAATTGGAATCGCGACAGGAGAGATATGCTTTAATACGGGCATGACCGGCTACCAGGAGGTCTTTACCGATCCCTCGTATTTCGGACAGATCATGGTGACCACCAACGTGCATGTCGGCAACTACGGCGTGCATAAGGATGAAGTGGAGTCGGATTCCATGAAGATCGCCGGCCTCGTTTGCCGCAACTTCACCAGCATGTATTCGCGTAAGGATGCCACCGGTGATATCCAGGACTATTTCCTGGAAGAAAACATGGTCGCCATTACCGATGTGGACACACGGGCGTTGGTTCGCCACATCCGCAGCAAAGGCGCCATGAACGCCATCATTTCTTCCTCCGACCTCGATATCGAATCCCTTAAAAAGAAACTGGCCGCCGTGCCTTCCATGGAAGGACTTGAACTGGTCTCCTGCGTATCCACCAAGGAAGCCTATGACTTCGGTCCGGCTACCGCCGATTACAAAGTGGCCGTGCTCGACCTCGGTGTGAAGAAAAACATCCTGCGCTGCCTGGCCGATCGAGGATGCAGCCTGAGGGTGTTTCCGTACGATACATCTTTTGAAGACCTCATGGCCTGGAGCCCCGACGGCTTCATGATCTCCAACGGCCCCGGCGACCCCGCTCCGTTAACCGGCGTGGTGGATACCATGAAACAAATCATCGAAAGCGGATTGCCCGTATTCGGCATCTGCCTGGGACACCAGATCATCGCACTGGCAAACGGACTGCATACCTACAAAATGCACCACGGCCACCGCGGCATCAACCACCCCGTGAAGAACCTGGCCTCCGGCAAATGTGAGATCACCTCACAGAACCACGGGTTCGGCGTGGATGCCGAAGATGTGAAAGGCAACCCCGACATCGAAGTCACCCACGTGAACCTGAACGATCAAACCATCGAAGGTTTCCGCCTGAAAAAACACAAAGTATTCTCCGTACAGTACCACCCGGAAGCATCTCCGGGTCCGCATGACGCCAGTTACCTCTTCGAGGAATTCATCACCCACATCAAAGAAAACACCAACATCAACGCATAG
- a CDS encoding cytochrome P460 family protein has protein sequence MRNNLQTMMVLTAFVMGIGIIHSCKKKEQTTDTAADTDKELYEMAKVTSGFTWFKNSSTVLSRSAGSGHQQLFLKTRYNMIAATKLDSTGKIMSGATFPEGSLIVKELFGDSTTLERYAILYKNASSADADDKGWVWGYINADGSVAESATKKGISCISCHSQTDNIDYMLMNKYFP, from the coding sequence ATGAGAAACAACTTACAAACAATGATGGTTCTAACTGCTTTTGTTATGGGCATAGGAATCATTCATTCTTGTAAAAAGAAGGAACAAACCACGGACACAGCTGCGGATACGGACAAAGAACTATACGAAATGGCCAAGGTAACAAGTGGCTTTACCTGGTTCAAAAATTCAAGTACGGTATTAAGCAGAAGTGCCGGAAGCGGACATCAGCAGCTGTTTCTGAAAACCCGCTATAACATGATTGCCGCTACAAAACTGGATTCAACCGGTAAGATCATGTCCGGTGCGACATTTCCGGAAGGATCCTTGATTGTGAAAGAATTGTTCGGCGATTCAACAACACTTGAACGCTATGCGATTCTGTATAAAAACGCGTCAAGTGCAGATGCAGATGACAAGGGTTGGGTGTGGGGCTATATAAATGCAGACGGGAGTGTAGCAGAGTCCGCAACTAAAAAAGGCATCTCTTGCATAAGCTGTCATTCCCAAACCGACAACATTGACTATATGTTAATGAATAAATATTTTCCCTAG
- a CDS encoding UbiD family decarboxylase, whose product MAYRSLQDCIRDLEKNGHLVRIRTEVDPDLEMAAIHRRVFAAKGPAILFENVKGSEFPAVSNLFGDINRTRFIFRDTLDQVKALIEMKADPGKVLKHPVRYFESALHAIFALPKKRSRGPVLYRETTLDKLPQIRAWQMDGGPYIFLPQVFTEDPMQPGVMHSNLGCYRVQMAGNDFVPNKEMGLHYQIHRGIGVHQSKANELGQPLKVSIFVGGPPSHSFAAVMPLPEGISELTFAGALGGRRFRYIRKDGHVLSADADFVITGELHPGETKPEGPFGDHLGYYSLTHPFPLMRVHKVYHRKGAIWPFTVVGRPPQEDTSFGAMIHELVGPVVSKEIPGLHRVHAIDEAGVHPLLLAVGSERYTPYLNERRPQEILTMAHAILGFGQMSLSKYLWIAAREDNPSLDVEDVQAFFMHMLERVDWKRDLHFDTQTTIDTLDYSGDGLNSGSKLVVAAAGEKKRSLTDAVPEGLNLSAGFSKPRTVFPGVLAISGPPYTDRSAGVQHMHQLEQALAGSNMEGLPLVVLCDDSEFTAASHGNFLWVTFTRSNPSHDIGGVDAFTDNKHWGCRGSLVIDARIKPHHAPVLEEDPAVAAKVDALGKKGGELEGRI is encoded by the coding sequence ATGGCATACCGCTCCCTGCAGGATTGTATCCGCGACCTTGAGAAAAATGGCCACCTCGTCCGCATCCGCACCGAAGTGGATCCCGACCTGGAAATGGCGGCCATCCATCGAAGGGTGTTCGCAGCCAAAGGTCCTGCCATCCTTTTCGAAAACGTAAAAGGTAGCGAGTTCCCTGCGGTGTCTAACCTGTTCGGCGACATCAACCGCACCCGTTTCATCTTCCGCGATACGCTCGACCAGGTGAAGGCACTGATTGAAATGAAAGCCGATCCGGGGAAGGTACTGAAGCACCCGGTCAGGTATTTTGAGTCCGCCCTGCACGCCATATTCGCCCTGCCGAAGAAGCGAAGCAGGGGCCCCGTCCTCTACCGCGAAACCACGCTCGACAAGCTGCCACAGATCCGCGCCTGGCAGATGGACGGCGGTCCGTATATTTTCCTGCCGCAGGTTTTCACCGAAGACCCCATGCAACCCGGCGTGATGCATTCCAACCTCGGATGCTACCGCGTGCAGATGGCCGGTAACGACTTTGTGCCCAACAAGGAGATGGGCCTGCACTACCAGATCCACCGCGGCATAGGCGTGCACCAATCGAAGGCGAATGAGCTCGGACAGCCCCTGAAGGTGAGCATCTTCGTGGGCGGGCCTCCCTCGCATTCCTTCGCTGCCGTGATGCCGCTTCCGGAAGGCATCAGCGAACTCACCTTTGCCGGTGCGCTCGGCGGAAGAAGGTTCAGGTACATCCGCAAAGACGGACACGTGCTTTCCGCAGATGCCGACTTTGTGATCACCGGAGAACTGCACCCCGGCGAAACCAAACCGGAAGGTCCGTTCGGCGACCACCTCGGTTACTACAGCCTTACCCATCCGTTCCCCCTCATGCGCGTGCACAAGGTGTACCACCGGAAAGGCGCCATCTGGCCGTTCACCGTGGTGGGGCGACCACCCCAGGAAGACACAAGTTTCGGTGCGATGATCCACGAATTGGTGGGGCCGGTGGTGTCGAAAGAGATCCCCGGACTGCACCGCGTACACGCCATCGACGAAGCAGGCGTACATCCGCTGCTGCTGGCGGTGGGCAGCGAACGCTACACACCTTACCTCAACGAACGACGTCCGCAGGAGATCCTTACCATGGCGCATGCCATCCTCGGGTTCGGACAGATGTCGCTCTCCAAATACCTGTGGATCGCTGCCAGGGAAGACAACCCCTCCCTGGACGTGGAAGATGTGCAGGCATTCTTCATGCACATGCTGGAGCGGGTCGACTGGAAACGCGACCTGCACTTCGATACCCAAACCACCATCGATACGCTCGACTACAGCGGCGACGGCCTCAACAGCGGATCCAAACTGGTGGTGGCGGCAGCCGGTGAGAAAAAACGCAGCTTAACGGACGCTGTTCCGGAGGGACTGAACCTATCTGCCGGCTTCTCAAAACCCCGCACGGTGTTCCCGGGTGTGCTGGCGATCAGCGGTCCGCCCTATACCGACAGGTCCGCCGGCGTGCAACACATGCACCAACTCGAACAGGCACTGGCAGGCAGCAACATGGAAGGCCTGCCCCTTGTCGTACTCTGTGACGACAGCGAGTTCACCGCCGCCTCCCACGGCAACTTCCTCTGGGTGACCTTCACCCGTTCCAACCCGTCGCATGACATCGGCGGGGTGGATGCCTTCACCGACAACAAGCACTGGGGATGCCGTGGCAGCCTCGTCATTGATGCCCGCATCAAGCCGCACCATGCACCCGTGCTGGAAGAAGATCCGGCGGTGGCGGCGAAGGTGGATGCGCTGGGGAAAAAAGGCGGAGAGCTGGAGGGAAGGATTTAA